The sequence ACTCATCGACGACGCCGATCGACACCAGGTCGATAGTGCGGCCGTCCTCGATGAACTCACAGTCGTAGAAGTAGCGATAAACCATCACCGCCATCCTGACGTACGCCGCCACGACCGGGCCGAGGTGGGTGCCTCCAGCCGGAGCACTCCGCGTCCTCGCAGGTCAGAGCTGGTCTCGGATAGGTCTCGAAGGTCACGCAAACGAATTGAGGGGTGTACAGCAAGCGACCAGGCCGTCATGATCTGATGTGTACCGCTACCGGAGGCGTCGGAGCACCCTGGCAGTCCCTGTCAGGCCACCCGGTGAGCGAGTCAAGGGTCCTTGACCGGGGAGGGGTTGGGCCGTGGAGGTGCGCCTACCGGAGCCAGGTGACGCGCTCACGGGCGTCGAGATGTTCGCCGGCCTCGAGCCAGAGGCCCGGCAACGGGTAATCGCGGCGGCGGTGCCACGCACCTACCGCAAGGGGCAGCTACTCTTCGTGGAGAATGACCCGGGCGAGTCCCTGATCGTGCTACGCCGCGGCGCGGTGGCCGTCTTTCGCACGGCGCCCACCGGCGAGCGGGCAGTGCTGTCGGTGATCCGGCCACCAGAGGTGCTGGGCGAGGTCTCATTGTTGGACGCCTCCACCCGATCGGCGTCCGCCGAGGCCATCGAGGACTGCGCCGCCCTCGCCCTGTCCCGGGGTGCCTTCATGGAGTTGGTGCACTCAAACCCGCGCATCCTCGACGCGGTGATGCGCTCCCTCGGCAGCCTGATCCGCCGGCTGACCGAGCAGAACGCCGACCATGTCTTCCTCGATCTGCCCGGAAGGGTGGCCAAGACGCTGGTCCGCCTGGCCGGTGAGAGCCAGGCCCCGATGATCACCATTGAGCTGAACCAGAGCCAGCTCGCCGAGATGGCCGGCGGCTCCCGGCAGAGCGTCAACCAGGCGATCGGCTCCTTCGCCAGCCGGGGCTGGCTACGCACCGAGGGCCGCCGGATCGTGGTGACCGACGTCGCGTCGCTGCGCCGCCGCGCCGGCATGAGCGAGCGCTGACGCCACGTACGATCGGGGCCGGGACGGGCGATCGGCCCCGGCTGGCCAGTCCGGCGACCGCTCCGATCGCAAGACGCGACCGAACGCACTCCCGCAACCGGCCCCCGGCGTGTCACGATTCAAGGCACGGCGGGCACAGACGCCGAGAGGGCTTCGGCAGCGCATCATGCGCGCGATGAGGAGGTTGTCCGGTGTCAGCGGGTGGAGCCCGCCGGGGACGGCGGGACAACGGGATCGACGCGAGCGAGTACGCGGTCGCCGGTGATGTGGATCCCCGGGTCGGTGAGCATCTTCTCGACGTGCTCGCCGCCGGCGGCATCGCCGCCTATCTACAGCCCTCGGCTGACCTCAACCCGGTCACCCGCACGACCACAGTCCCGCCCCGGCCGATCGACCGGCTGTACGTGGACCGCTCCCACCTGCGAACCGCCCGGGACTACCTGACCCAGCTCACCGACGAAGGCGCCACTGACCGGACCCGGGACGACGAACCCGACATCGAGGCCGAATGGGCCCGGATCGTCGCCGGCTTCCACACCACCTCCGCCAGGGGTGGTGACAACCGGTGGCCCGTCGCGGAGGACGTGGACGACGACCGGGCCGGTCGGACATCCACCACCGACACGCGTCGACTGCCCTACGCGGCGGACGTCTCCGGCGTCTCCGTCAGCCAAGGGCGAGAGGAGGAGCCGTCGCTACTCGAGGGGTTGGACACCTTCGGCGCGGACCTGCCCGACGACGACGATGAGGCGGAGCGGTACACACCACCCCCGCCCCCACCGTTGCCCCGCATCTCCAAGTACGCCGCGCTCGGCACCCTGGCCATCGTGGTCGGCTTCCTGCTCTTCCTCTTCCCGCCGCTGCTCCCGGTAGACCCGGGGATTGTCACCCTGCTCGGCTTCACCGGCATCCTCGCCGGCTTCGTCACCCTGGTCTGCCGGCTCCGCCCCGGCGACCGGGACGAACACGACCCGGACGACGGCGCCGTCGTCTGATCTGGGCTTCCTGGCCCGACCAAGCAGCCAACCCACCCCGTCGGCGTGCCCACCACGGCCCGCCCCAGTCGGGTGCGGGCCACCCACCGATTCGGCCAGCCCCACCGGTTGCGGGCCGGCCGAGCACCCATTCAGAAGCCGAGGCGTAACATTGGTGTAACTTTCGGTTAGTAAGAATACTGCTGTCCGTCATTCCCCCTCCGCCGGCTACCGGCCCTGTTCCCCCTGTTGCGGCGGTCTCCGGCAGATCGGAAACGCCTGAGGTGCGACAGAGTTCCCTGGTGGTGGTCGCCAACCGCCTCCCCATCGACGACAGTACGACGCCCGACGGTGCCTGCGAATGGCGTCGCAGCCCCGGTGGCCTGGTGAGCGCCCTGCACTCGCCGCTACGGCAGACACCCGCCACCTGGGTGGGGTGGGCGGGTGGCACCGGGCCCGCCCCGGCGCTGCCGGACGTTGACGGTGTCCGCATGCACACGGTGCCGCTCACCGCCGACGACCTGCGCGACCACTACGAGGGCTTCGCCAACGCCACGCTCTGGCCGCTCTACCACGACGCCGTCGAACAGCCGGAACACCACCGCCGCTGGTGGGAGGCGTACCAGCGAGTAAATCAACGGTTCGCGGCGGCCGCCGCCGAGGTGGCCGAACCCGGTGCCGTGGTCTGGGTGCAGGACTACCATCTACAACTCGTACCCGGCCTGCTTCGGGCGCTCCGCCCGGACCTGCGAATCGGCTTCTTCCTCCACGTGGCGTTCCCACCGCCCGAGCTGTTCATGCAGCTCCCCCGGCGAGCCGAGCTGCTGCGCGGCATGCTCGGCGCCGACCTTGTCGGCTTCCAGCGGGCCCAGGCAGCGCACAACTTCGCCCAGCTCGCCGACCGGGTGCTCGGGCTGCCCGCCACCGACCACCGAATCGCCGTTGACGGCCGGATCGTGCGCGTCGGTTCGTTCCCGGTCTCCATCGACACCACCGAGATGACCGCCCTGGTCGAACGGCCCGACGTCGCCGACCGGGCCAGCCGGCTCCGCCGTGACCTGGGCAGCCCGGAACACGTGATCCTCAGCGTCGACCGAATGGACTACACCAAGGGCATCGAGCAGCGGCTGAAGGCGTACAGCGAGCTGATCGCCGACGGACACGTCAAGGTACGGGACACCGTCCTGGTCCAGGTGGCGGTGCCCAGCCGCGAGCGGGTGGGGCAGTACCAGATCCTCCGCGAGCGGGTGGAGCGCGAGGTCGGCCGGATCAACGGCGAGTTCGGCCGCGTCGGCGAGCCGGCCATCCACTACCTGACCCAGCCCTTCGACCGCGCCGAGTTGGCCGCGCTCTACCGGATCGCGGATGTGATGGCGGTAACCCCGCTCCGGGACGGCATGAACCTGGTCGCCAAAGAGTACGTAGCCGCCCGGGTGGACGACACCGGTGCGCTACTGCTCAGTGAGTTCGCCGGTGCCGCCGCCGAACTACCCCAGGCATACCTGGTGAACCCACACGACCTGGAAGGCCTCAAGCAGGGCCTGCTTGCGGCGCTGCGGGCTCGGCCGGAGCAGGTCCGCGAGCGGATGCAGGCCATGCGGACACACCTGCGCCAACACGACATCCACGCCTGGGCTCGCTCCTACCTGTCCGCTCTCGACCAGGACAGCACCCTGCTCAGCCGACTCGGTACGACCCCCTGACCGACCCACCCGGGCTCAAGCTGCCGGACCGCTCCTTCTCCAGCCAGTCAAGGATCGCGTCGATCGGTTCCCGCCACCCGGCGTCCAGCATCACATCGTGGCCCATGCCAGGGAAGAGCAGCGGGGCCGAGGCGTACCGGCGGGCCGCCCGGGTGAGTGCCGAGCGCGGCACGACCCGGTCCTCCGGGCTGCCGAGCACCAGCACCGGCGGGTCGCCCACAGCCGGCTCGGGCTCCCGCCCGAGCAATAGCTGCCACTGCGCACGCCGGGCGGGGCGGCCCAGTCGGGACAGGTGCCGCCGTGCCTCATCACGGGGCAGTTCCCGACCGAACAACTGGACGCGGCTGCACCGCAGCCGGCCACCGAAGAGCGCGGGCAGCGTCCCCAGGGGATTACGGCGCAGCGCCGTCAACGCCGTTACCCAACCGCCGAAGACCGGCGCCGCCAACACGGCGGCGCGGGCCGGGTAGCGGGCCAGGGCGTGCGCGACCACCAGCGCCCCGGCGCCGTGCCCGACCAGCACCGCCTGGCGGGGCAGGCCCGCGGCCACCTGCACCACGTCGTGGGCGTACGCCCGCAGCGTGGCCTCCGACGCCGGTCCACTGCCAGCCTGCCCACGCAGACTCAACGCGTACCCAGAGAAGCCGCGCTCGGCGGCGTGCCCCAACCAGTGCTCCGCGAACGCCCAGGCGCCGTGACCGAAGCCCGGTACGAACAACAGCGGCGGTCGGCCCTCATCCAGCCCGGGCGTGGCCTCGAGCACCTCGCGCCGAACGGGACGGACCGGACGGGCCCACTCCCGTCCTCGCATGATCCGCACCTGCTGGGTCACCGGGTAAACCCTCCGCTCGCGACTGCGGGGCTCGCAAGCTCACTCCTCACACTCACCATGCCCCACCCTCCGCTCGCGACTGCGGGGCTCGCAAGCTCACTCCTCGCACTCACTTGGCCTCCAGGTCGTGCAGGGCGCGCTGCAGGGCGCGCAGGTAGTCGGCGTGACCGACCTCGAACCAGTGCCGGCTGCTCTCCTTGACCGGCCCCGAGTAGCGCTCCCCCGCCCGCGCGGTCACCGCGGCGGCGAAGGCTGCCGCCTTACCGGGGTGGCTCTCCCGCAGTCGCAGCAGTCGGGCGAAGAGCACGGTCTGCCAATGGGACAGCGGGAAGATGCCAGAATCCGGCTGTACCAGGCCGGCGACGGCGAGGGTCGGGTGATTCGGCACAAAGGCGTTGAGCCACAGCACCGGACACCCGGTCCTGCCATCGTCGCCAAGGACCTTCGAGTCGAGAAACTCGAACCGGGGCAGATAGCCGGTGGCGAACACGACCAGTTCCGGATCGACCTGCCGGCCGTCCGCCAACTCGACGGAATCCCGGTGGAAGCGGATGGCGTCCGGCACTGGAGTGACCCGGCCATGGCCCAGATAGTAAACAAGCTGACTGTTCACGATCGGATGCGTCTCCAGCATCCGGTGGTCGGGCCGCGGCAGACCGAAGCGGGTCAGATCCCCCACACTCACCCGGAGAAGGCGCTCGTAGAGCCATTGTCGGAGCCGCCGGGGCACCCGCAGCGCCAGCAGCAGGTCGTTGACCTGGTCAGCCGGGCGGCCGAGGAGATACTTCGGCGCGTACCAGTAGCCACGGCGTGTGGAGTGCCAGCACTGGGAGGCCTGCTGAGCTGCCTCGGCAGCGATGTCACAGCCGGTGTTACCGGCCCCGACGACCAGCACCCGTCTGCCCCGCAACTGCGCCGGACCCTGGTAGGCCGAGGCGTGAATGACATCACCGCGAAACTCCGCGAGGCCCTCGTGGTTGGGCATTTTCGGCGACCAGTTGTGGCCGTTGGCGACCACAACCGCGGCGTACCGGGAGGTCCGTTCCGGGCCGTAGCCGCCGGTGCTGCGGGTCGTGACGTCCCACCGGTCGCCGGTGACCGGCTCGACCCGTACCACCTCAGTGCCGAACCAGACGTGCCGGCGCAGGTCGAAATGGTCCGCGTACTGCTCGAGGTAGGACAGCAACTGACTGTGATGCGGATAGTCCGGCCAGTCGTCCGGCATCGGGAAGTCGGGGAACTGGGTCAACGGACGCGACGAGACCAGGTGGGTGCTGGCGTACACCGGGCTGCGGTCGTGCCGCCAGTTCCACACCCCCCCGACTCCGGTTTCCCGCTCGTAGCAGTCGACGCCGAACCCGTGCTCGGTCAGATTCTTGATCGCGGTCAGCCCGCTCGGGCCCGCCCCGATCACACAGACCGTGTCACCGCGGTCGGAGACCGAGCGGCCGTCACGGGTCAGGTCGAGGGTGCTCGACTCCGGGTCGGGCCGACCGTGATCGGTGGAGGTGGTCACCGAGGGATTCTCCTTATATGCGGCACGGATGCCGGGTCGCGCAGCATCCTGCCCACATCGGATGCCCAATGTCCAGCCCGGCCCACCAGGCGGTCAGCCGGGCCCGGGCACTGGCAGGTCGGCCAGGACCGGGAGGCGGTCACTGGCCCGGCGGGCCTGCGGAGTGTCCACCACGTTGTGGGGACCACGGTGATCCGCGGGTCAACGACGAGCGCGTCGATCCGACATCAGGGGGTTCACCTGGAGGAACGGGAGCCGGTCGGTCCGGCGAGCCGCCACCGGGCCCCTCCTGCACCACAACCACCGTGGTACGGACCAGCGCCGCCGCGTCGTCCCGGCCCGCGTCCTAGATCCGACGGGCGAGGTCGGAGGCGCCGATGAGACCGGCGTTGTTGCCGAGTTTGGCGGGGCAGATCTGCGCCACCGGCAGCCGACCCCGCTGCGCGAGCGCCGCGGTGAAGGAGGTGCGGGCCGGTCCCAGCAGCAGGTCACCGGCTTCGACGACGCCACCGCCGACCACCAACACCTGCGGGTCCAGGATCTGCGCCATGTCGGCGAGGCCGCTGCCGAGCCAGTGGCCGACCTGGGCGAACGCCTCGGTGGAGACCGGGTCGCCGTCCTGCGCCGCGGCGGTGACCATCCGGCCGGTTATCGCGTCAACGTCGCCGCCGGCACACTTCAGAAGGGCGGTGGCGCGGTGCGGTTCCTGGCGGGCTGCGGCTCGGGCGAGCCGCACCAGAGCGCTCCCGCTGGCGTACTGCTCGATGCAGCCCAACCGGCCGCAGCCGCACTGGTGCCCGTCCGGCACGGAGAGCATGTGTCCCAGTTCGGCGGCGATGCCGTGCGCGCCACGTACCAGCTCGCCGCCGAGCACGATGCCACCACCGACCCCGGTGCCGATGGTGAACATGACCATCGAGTCCTCGGCGTCGCAGGCCGCGCCGTAGCGGAACTCCGCCCAGGCCGCCACGTTGGCGTCGTTCTCCACGATCACCGGCAGGTCGGTGGCTCCGCTGACGAACTCGCGCAGCGGCTCGTCACGCCAGGCGAGGTTCGGGGCGAAGAGTACGGTTGAGCGACTGGCGTCGATCCAGCCGGCCGCCCCGATGCCGACTCCCTCGATCGCCCGGCCCTCGGCAAGCTCTCGGATCACCTCGACGATGACGTCGCAGGTCTTGCCGACATCATCCGCGGGAGTGTCCCGTCGGGTCTGCACGAGCACCGTGCCCGTGTCGTCCACGACGCCGGCCGCGACCTTCGTGCCACCGACGTCCACTCCGATGGTCAGCGTCACCGCTGCCACTCCCCTCTGCTGTGCTGCCCGGCCCCGGGGCGTTACGCCGGTCGGGTCGGGGGTGTTGGGTCAGGCCCCGCAGGCATCCTCGCCCGTGTCACCGGGCACCCGGGCGGCGGGCACCACGGGACGGTCAGCCGTCGCCGGTACGTTCTCTGTCACGGCCGACCCGGCGACGTTGACGGGCGGTGCGGCGGCCGGGACGGGGGCCTCCTCCACCCGAGTCGCGGCGGACCAGGCGTCCCCCTCGGGCGCCGACGGAGAATCATGCCTGCTCCGGGTTGCCGCCCGCCACACGGGGGTTGGGCTCCCCGGTGCCGGGGTTTCGGGGGTGCGGTCCTCCGCCGGCGTGGGGGCCGGCTGCGCCGAGGCGAACGCTCGGAGCAGGCTCGCCACTCCGGCGGCCAGATCACCGGCCCCGGTGGCGAGCCGCTCGGCGAATTCCGGACTCGGGTCCCGTAAGGCGACAATCGCCCGGCAGACTGGGCAGACACAGCACTCCGGCGTGCCGGTCGACAGACCGGCACCGGTCGAACTCCCCGCCTGACCGAGAACAGTCGACACGATCCCACCGAGCGGGCCCCACGGGGAGCCATCCTCTACGCCGGTCGCGGAGAGCCGCGCCGCGGCCAACAGGGTCGCGACCAGTCGTTCCGCCTCTTCCCGGGCCGAACCCGGATCCGTTGCCCCCATGGTCGGCTCCTCTACCGAAACGCGCTCACTGCGGCGCGTCAGATGCTTTCTACCCGATGCTTGAGCTGCTTCAACGCGGCTTCCATGATCATTCTCTCAGCCTTGCGGCGAAACATCCCAAGCATCCCGACCGACAGCTCGACCTCCAGCGTGTAGGTCACCGTGGTCGTGCCATCGGCGTTGCCGGCCAGGTCGTACGAACCGCGCTGGGTACGCTGCATTCGGGAGGGCGCCGCGAGGTGCCACTCGATCCGACTGAGGTCGTCTGCGTACTCGTACACCAGCACGTACTCGTCCACCAGAACTCCGGCGTCGAGGGTGAACCGCACCTGACGGGCGTAGCCGTCGGCGTACTCCTCAAGAACCTGAACCTGCCGCAACGTGTCGGTCCACTCGGGGTAGCGGGGCAGGTCGCAGATGACCGCCGCCACCTGTTCCGGTGCCGCGCCGATCGTGATCGACTGGGTGGAGGAGTCCGCCATGGGGGGAGGCTACCCGGCCATGTGACGAACCTGTCTGCACCACCCTCCGCGAATGACGGGTAGGTTGCGACAGAGCCGACCGCGAGGGCGGCCTGCCCGGCCAGCGTGATCACGAGGAGAGTGCAGGTGCGCGAGTTCTCCGTCCCACCGATCGTCACCGTCGGCGACTCGGCCAATCTAACCGATCCGGTCTGGGAAAACGCTGAGGTCGCCCCAGACGTGGTGCAGTTCATCCGTGCGGGTGCCGACGGCGCCTCGACCGACGTGACCTGCC comes from Salinispora tropica CNB-440 and encodes:
- a CDS encoding SRPBCC family protein yields the protein MADSSTQSITIGAAPEQVAAVICDLPRYPEWTDTLRQVQVLEEYADGYARQVRFTLDAGVLVDEYVLVYEYADDLSRIEWHLAAPSRMQRTQRGSYDLAGNADGTTTVTYTLEVELSVGMLGMFRRKAERMIMEAALKQLKHRVESI
- a CDS encoding alpha/beta hydrolase, translated to MTQQVRIMRGREWARPVRPVRREVLEATPGLDEGRPPLLFVPGFGHGAWAFAEHWLGHAAERGFSGYALSLRGQAGSGPASEATLRAYAHDVVQVAAGLPRQAVLVGHGAGALVVAHALARYPARAAVLAAPVFGGWVTALTALRRNPLGTLPALFGGRLRCSRVQLFGRELPRDEARRHLSRLGRPARRAQWQLLLGREPEPAVGDPPVLVLGSPEDRVVPRSALTRAARRYASAPLLFPGMGHDVMLDAGWREPIDAILDWLEKERSGSLSPGGSVRGSYRVG
- a CDS encoding alpha,alpha-trehalose-phosphate synthase (UDP-forming); amino-acid sequence: MRQSSLVVVANRLPIDDSTTPDGACEWRRSPGGLVSALHSPLRQTPATWVGWAGGTGPAPALPDVDGVRMHTVPLTADDLRDHYEGFANATLWPLYHDAVEQPEHHRRWWEAYQRVNQRFAAAAAEVAEPGAVVWVQDYHLQLVPGLLRALRPDLRIGFFLHVAFPPPELFMQLPRRAELLRGMLGADLVGFQRAQAAHNFAQLADRVLGLPATDHRIAVDGRIVRVGSFPVSIDTTEMTALVERPDVADRASRLRRDLGSPEHVILSVDRMDYTKGIEQRLKAYSELIADGHVKVRDTVLVQVAVPSRERVGQYQILRERVEREVGRINGEFGRVGEPAIHYLTQPFDRAELAALYRIADVMAVTPLRDGMNLVAKEYVAARVDDTGALLLSEFAGAAAELPQAYLVNPHDLEGLKQGLLAALRARPEQVRERMQAMRTHLRQHDIHAWARSYLSALDQDSTLLSRLGTTP
- a CDS encoding flavin-containing monooxygenase, with the translated sequence MTTSTDHGRPDPESSTLDLTRDGRSVSDRGDTVCVIGAGPSGLTAIKNLTEHGFGVDCYERETGVGGVWNWRHDRSPVYASTHLVSSRPLTQFPDFPMPDDWPDYPHHSQLLSYLEQYADHFDLRRHVWFGTEVVRVEPVTGDRWDVTTRSTGGYGPERTSRYAAVVVANGHNWSPKMPNHEGLAEFRGDVIHASAYQGPAQLRGRRVLVVGAGNTGCDIAAEAAQQASQCWHSTRRGYWYAPKYLLGRPADQVNDLLLALRVPRRLRQWLYERLLRVSVGDLTRFGLPRPDHRMLETHPIVNSQLVYYLGHGRVTPVPDAIRFHRDSVELADGRQVDPELVVFATGYLPRFEFLDSKVLGDDGRTGCPVLWLNAFVPNHPTLAVAGLVQPDSGIFPLSHWQTVLFARLLRLRESHPGKAAAFAAAVTARAGERYSGPVKESSRHWFEVGHADYLRALQRALHDLEAK
- a CDS encoding Crp/Fnr family transcriptional regulator, with translation MEVRLPEPGDALTGVEMFAGLEPEARQRVIAAAVPRTYRKGQLLFVENDPGESLIVLRRGAVAVFRTAPTGERAVLSVIRPPEVLGEVSLLDASTRSASAEAIEDCAALALSRGAFMELVHSNPRILDAVMRSLGSLIRRLTEQNADHVFLDLPGRVAKTLVRLAGESQAPMITIELNQSQLAEMAGGSRQSVNQAIGSFASRGWLRTEGRRIVVTDVASLRRRAGMSER
- a CDS encoding ROK family glucokinase gives rise to the protein MAAVTLTIGVDVGGTKVAAGVVDDTGTVLVQTRRDTPADDVGKTCDVIVEVIRELAEGRAIEGVGIGAAGWIDASRSTVLFAPNLAWRDEPLREFVSGATDLPVIVENDANVAAWAEFRYGAACDAEDSMVMFTIGTGVGGGIVLGGELVRGAHGIAAELGHMLSVPDGHQCGCGRLGCIEQYASGSALVRLARAAARQEPHRATALLKCAGGDVDAITGRMVTAAAQDGDPVSTEAFAQVGHWLGSGLADMAQILDPQVLVVGGGVVEAGDLLLGPARTSFTAALAQRGRLPVAQICPAKLGNNAGLIGASDLARRI